The following nucleotide sequence is from Salinispirillum sp. LH 10-3-1.
GCATAAACAGAGTGTCCGCAAAAGGGATGTGCATTGCCGTTAAAAAAGCAGACGGCAGCACCCAAAAAGTTACCAGCGGTATCAACAGGACATTCAGCGGAATACTGAGGGGAAATACAGGAAGTTCCCACAGTGCATAGAGAGGGATCAGCAACAAGGACAGAACCGTCTGCAGCCAGATAGCGGTGATGTACCAGGGTCGGCGCTGACTATGCAGCGCTATAATAACCAGCAGAACAGTAGCCAACCAACTGAACCAAGCACCCAAGTCCAATACCAATCGCGGGTCGGCGATCAACATAGCTGTTCCAATGACCAGCAAAGCCTCAGTCGCGCCTAAGCGCACACGACAAACCCATGCCACTGTCGGCACCAGCAACATCAAAAAGGCACGCCACAGACTGACACCGGGCAATGCAATCACCAACAGTAGGCCCGCCGCCAGCAAAGCAGCCAGATACTGCCAGTCTTGGCGAATGCCCAGCGGGCACAGCAACCACAGTACCCCCGCTAATCCGTAGGCTGCCAAGGCCAGGGTGCCGATATGCAAGCCCGATAGGGCCAATAGGTGTTGCGTTTGCGTGCGCTCAACGCGGTTGCGCATATCGGGATCTAGACGTGCGCGGTCCCCCAGTACTAATGCCTGATAGACCCCTTGATAAAAATCGGGGAGCGCACGCTCCCTTAACTGGCTGCGCGCGCCTTCTAAAGTTTCAACGCCTAACCGACTGGGTAGTGCTACAACCTGATCGACTCGCCCCTGCGCGGTGATGTCGTAGCGCAGCAACCATACTGAAAACGGAGAGACCCCAGGATTCGTTGGCACTGCCCACGGAGTAAGCCGTACATCAACTTCCGCACGCATGCCGATAAAAACAGGCTCATCACGTGGCCAGTTTAAGTACCATCGTTCACCTGTCGGTAAGCGCAACAAACAACGACTACCCCACTGATTAGGCCAACACCTCTCCACTTCTACTGGTTGTGCTACTAGGGTTTTTGGTTCAGGAATGCGCCCAGCAGACGCCGAGTACACATGGGTGGTCACCAAGACAAGGCCTAAACAGCCGCCAATCAGCACATCGAGTTGCCAATGCCGAGCAAACAAACGAAATGAGACGAACACACCGGCGATAAGAAGCAGCGTACCAACAGGTGACCACAGAGTGCCAATGCCCGACAGAATAAACGCCGACAGACAGGCCTTGGAGTGCCAATGCACACTTTTTGACAAGAAAATATTCGCTGCACGGAAGCGCACAGCGGAAAGAGGCAGCGTGAATCCTTTACGCATGGTCCTTTACCGATCAGTTTCAAAAGAGCGGGCGCGGCAGGCCGCGCAACTACACTTTAAATTTGCGCTGAGCGCGCATCAATAACGTACTAACTGTCCTTCCTGCAAGCGATACCGATTCGTCAGTGGCTCAGCCAGCTCGGCGTTATGAGTCACCAGCACGAAACTGCAATTAGCCACTTCATTCAACCCGAGAATAACACGCTGCACCTGTGCCGAATTACTGGAATCCAGATTTCCAGTTGGCTCATCCATCAGCACCAGTCGTGGTTTATTCATCAAAGAACGTGCGATGGCCACGCGCTGGCGCTCACCGCCAGACAATTCGGATGGCTTATGTTTTGCGCGGTGCGCCACCCCGACTTGGTCCAATAGACTCATCGCGTAGTCAATGTCTTCTTTCGTAGGTTTACGTGAAATGCGCGCGGGCATCAAAACGTTGTCTAGGGCTGTAAATTCGTGCAACAGGTGGTGAAACTGGAATACAAAGCCCAGGTACTCGTTACGTAACGCACTCCGCTCACGCTCGGAAATTGCCGCCAAATCGCGATCCTTTATCGATACCCGTCCCGCGGTAGGCAGGTCGAGCCCGGCCATCAAATGCAGCAGCGTCGACTTACCCGAACCACTAGCACCAACAATAGACACCATGTCGCCCGCATTGATGGTCAAAGCAAGGTCATCAAACACCCGAACGGTTTCTGGACCGACCTGATATTCTTTGGTTAAGCCTTCGCATTGCAAAACGACATCATTCATAACGTAAGGCCTCCGCTGGCAAGGTTTTGGCGGCTCGGTAAGCCGGGTACAGAGTCGATAAAAACGCTACGACTAATGACGCCCCACCCACCAACAAAACATCATCAAAGCGTAACTCAGACGGCATGTAGTTAATGAAGTACACTCCACTGTCGAGCACCTCAAAACCAAAGAAACGCTCTACAGCTGCAACAATGTCTGCCACCGTCAACGCCCCTATCACACCAAAAATGATACCCAGAATTACCCCAATGGTACCAACCAGCCCACCTTGCACGATAAAGATGCCCATGATCTGACTGGGGCGCGCCCCCATGGTACGCAGGATAGCGATGTCGGACTGTTTCTCGGTCACCAACATGAACAGACTGGATATGATATTGAATGCCGCCACCGCAATTATCATAAATAGCAGCAAGCCGACCATACGCTTCTCAAGCTGAATGGCTTGGAATAGATTCCCTTGCGTCCGCGTCCAGTCAGAGAATTGATAACGCCCCTGCAAACCAAATGCGAGCTCACGTGTGACCGCAGGTGCGCGAAATAAATCATCAAAAGACAGCTGAATGCCCTGTACTTTACCGGGCATGCGCTTGAGTGTTGCCGCGTCCTCAATATGTACTAAGGCAGTGTCGGAGTCCAGCTGAGCCCCGACCTTAAACAAGGCAATGACGGTGAAACGCTTGAAGCGCGGTTGAACCCCCATGATGTTGACCGACACTTCAGGCACCAACATATTGATGCGGTCACCCGGCACAACGCCCATTTGACGTGCCAAGGACTCACCTAACACAATATTCCAGTTGCCAGCCTGCAACGCGTCCATAGAGCCACTGACAATGTGGTTCTCTATTATGGAGACTTCACTGAGGTACCGCGGATCAACCCCGGTCACCAACGCACCGCGGCTCTCACGATCGGAAATCAGCATCGCGGTTTCAGCAATGAAAGGCGCTGCACCCCGTACTTCCGGATGAGCCAACATGCGCTCGCGCAAAGACTCCCAATCCTCTATCGGCGCTTGGCCACTGATGCTTCCATGTGGCACCATACCAAGAATGCGTTCGCGCAATTCGCGCTCAAACCCGTTCATAACGGACAGCACAATAATGAGTACCGCCACGCCGAGCGTTAGGCCAATCATGGACACACTGGAAATAAAGGAAATAAAATGGCTACGCCGTTTGGCACCGATGTATCGGCGACCAATAAAAAACGAAAGATTGTGTAACATTCACCGCTTCACTTATATAGTAATCCAAAGAGTCGAAGGGCTATTTGGCCCACCATCGACGAGGCAGGTCCGTGCAGTCCTTTAGGACGGTGTATAGTACTTGTCCGTTTTCTGACATGTAAAGCTAAGGTAGGTAAATAAATGGAAGACGATCGCCGCTCTTATTTCCGCATCGATGATATGGCTTGGGTGTTAACTGCCGCCTGGGACCCTGATCAGACCAGTGCGGTTGAGTACTTCCCTGCACTGCGTCAGGCGACGACATTTCAAGCGCTCGACGCATTGGATACCGAACTGGCTAAAGTAGAAAAGCAGATGGACAACAAACCCACCGCTTTGTTCGCTCGCTTACTGAACCAGAAGATTGATGTGTTTCGCCAGGCCTTGTTAATCCAACAGTTGAATCAGCTCGATGAACGCCCTATTCGCATCACCATCAGTGAAGGAGGTCTTGGTTTCTCATCTGACTATGCTTATACAGTCGGCTCACATATCGCCATGGCCTTAGTCTTTTCGCCCAGCTATATGGCTATCTTTCCTCATGCGGAAGTACTGGAATGCCGCCCGGTAGACAATGGTTTCTATTTGCACGTAACCTTCATTGACATGCCGGAAAGCATGCGCCAACAGTTGGCACGGCACCTACTGACGCAGCAGACGCAACAGCGTAACCAGAACAAGTAAGCACAGATTATTGAGCGCGTCTGAACGGCGGCAATGCCTGAACAATAAGACTGCCGTAGCGCGCCGTGCGCACGCGCCCATCAAGCAGCACCACCCGACCATGGTCACGCTCATTACGAATCAATCGCCCCACTGCTTGCGTCAGCCGAATGATGGCTTCCGGCAAGGTCAATTGCATAAAGGGATTACCGCCCCGCTTTTCCGTCCATTCCGCCGCCGCCGACTGCAAGGGATCATCCGGCACACTGAATGGCAACTTGGCGACGATAACCTGAGTTAACGCGTCGCCCGGCAAATCAACACCTTCAGAAAAGCTCGCCAGACCAAAGATCACACTGGCCGAGCCATCCGCCAAGAGCCGCGCATGCTCACGCAATATATGCTCTTTGCTGCTGACGCCCTGAGCTTGAATACGATTTTGCCAATCTACCGGTAGCCTCTCGTACACCTCATTCATCTGCACACGTGACGAGAACAGCACTAAGGTCGCTTGGTGGTCCAGCAGTAAGCTCGGCAGTTTATCAACCACGTATTGTGTATGGGCAGCCTGCTGTCCGCCACTGACGGCATCGAGCGGCAACAACAGTTCACCTTGTTCGGGGTAATTGAACGGGCTGGCTACGCGTAAAAACAGTTCATCTTCATACACACCGGCATGCGCTTTGAAGCGCGAAAAATCGCCGCCCGCGCTGAGTGTTGCCGATGTCATTACGGCGGCGTAAGCGCGCTGCCACAGATAAACGTTGAGTACCCCTCCGGCTAGGAAAGGACTCGCCATTAAAGCCAATTCATTGTCTTGTGGGTCGCGCTCCAACCAATAGGCCATCGGCGTATCTGCATCAGACTTCTGATATTGCTCGGACAACGCTGTGGCGGAGGACACCAGTTCGAGGTCCTGAGCAATTTGTTGTGCCCACGTTTGCAGCAGGTTCACATCGGTCGGCGGATGCTGCGCGCGCAATTGACTGTTCACGTGTTTGTGCGCATTGTTCAGAAAGGTCTGTATAGGCCTCAAGGTCTGCGTAAGTTCCACCAAAGCCACCTTCAGTGTCTCTGGCACCGCACCGAGTTCGAAACGGTGCCATTGCATCCGACTGCCATCACGCACTTCGGTGGTCACCCAAGCGTCGTCTAACAACATGGCGATGTGCTTCAACTTTTGCTTGGCCTCTTTACCTTGAAACTCCATCTCACCCAATTCAGTGCCCAGCTGATCATACGCGGCCAGCTCACTGACCATCTTAGTGGCATGACGGCCAATGCCATCGATGTAACGCTGAAACGCGGTAAGCTCTAGGCGCATTGAAAAATGGTTCAATGCTTTGTCCGGCAGGTGGTGGGCTTCGTCGAAGATAAAGATGACGTCCTTGGGGTCCGGCAGAACCACCCCGCCACCCAGCGCCATGTCACTGAGCACCAGGTCATGGTTTACCACCAACACGTCAGCCTCTTTCAAACGCTGTCGGTTGGCAAAATAAGGGCAGCCATCGTACCGACTGCACAACGCCCCCAAACATTCAGAACCCGTCGCAGTGATGGCTTTACGCAAGGCAAAGTCGGGCTGCGCTTCCAAGGCGTCGATATCGCCGTTCCAATCACCGGTTTGAAAACGCTGCATCAGTTGGGTGAGTGTGTCCATGGTTTGCTCTGTACGCGCGCCACCTTGCGTAAAAAGGTTTGCCTCCGTTGCTAACTCGTTCTTCGCTTGCTCCGCATTCACCTCACAGAAAAACCGGCCCCGTCCTTTACCCAGCGCAAAATCAAACTCCAGCGATGTGGAGGCCAGTACATCGGGCAAATCTTTCTCTATTAACTGTGATTGCAAGGCCACAGTGGCCGTAGACAGCACTATCTGTTTCTTAAGAGTTTGCGCCAGCACCAGAGCGGGAATCAAATAAGCCAGAGTTTTACCCGTACCGGTACCCGCCTCTACCACCGCAATACGCTGCGCATCGGGTTGCAAGGTCGCTGCTCCCACTTGCCGTGCGATATGCGCAATCATCTGCCGCTGCCCAGTGCGCGGCTTGAGATCGCGTGCTTTCAGGTAATCGCGATACGCTTGCTGAATGTCGTTTTTCTGCTGTTCTGTTAACATATCAACTCTGGTCTGGGGCTACGCCCGGATGAACAATATTTTCACGGCCGATTTAAGGACACGCTATGACAAAAACTATTCAGGTCGGCACCTTGCCAGTAGGCAACGACCAGCCATT
It contains:
- a CDS encoding DNA internalization-related competence protein ComEC/Rec2, with product MRKGFTLPLSAVRFRAANIFLSKSVHWHSKACLSAFILSGIGTLWSPVGTLLLIAGVFVSFRLFARHWQLDVLIGGCLGLVLVTTHVYSASAGRIPEPKTLVAQPVEVERCWPNQWGSRCLLRLPTGERWYLNWPRDEPVFIGMRAEVDVRLTPWAVPTNPGVSPFSVWLLRYDITAQGRVDQVVALPSRLGVETLEGARSQLRERALPDFYQGVYQALVLGDRARLDPDMRNRVERTQTQHLLALSGLHIGTLALAAYGLAGVLWLLCPLGIRQDWQYLAALLAAGLLLVIALPGVSLWRAFLMLLVPTVAWVCRVRLGATEALLVIGTAMLIADPRLVLDLGAWFSWLATVLLVIIALHSQRRPWYITAIWLQTVLSLLLIPLYALWELPVFPLSIPLNVLLIPLVTFWVLPSAFLTAMHIPFADTLFMLGVDLWYYLLVQFDRLWVWFPVLSVLQALLLLVSSLLLIIVRLPKSAWCAWLLLLFGVSWHNSQPAPLAEGEFDVWVLDVGQAQAVVIDTGGGRVMFDTGNGDPARVNLYHAALRWHWWSPHRPWAAVIISHLDRDHAGGLTSVAAGLRPQRFYSGQSMMTPGHWPTTEFCNHGVEFSVNAVQFRFLRPYVGFLPQDNNDASCILLVESEHGRVLLTGDASKRVEYGILQSAPPGKIDLLVSGHHGSATSTSAELLRLTQPTWVVHSAARYSRHAIPAPDVLQRVEDSGAINHCTCASGSRIYRFRHAGIVTERYGHRLLPWIRI
- a CDS encoding ABC transporter ATP-binding protein, translating into MNDVVLQCEGLTKEYQVGPETVRVFDDLALTINAGDMVSIVGASGSGKSTLLHLMAGLDLPTAGRVSIKDRDLAAISERERSALRNEYLGFVFQFHHLLHEFTALDNVLMPARISRKPTKEDIDYAMSLLDQVGVAHRAKHKPSELSGGERQRVAIARSLMNKPRLVLMDEPTGNLDSSNSAQVQRVILGLNEVANCSFVLVTHNAELAEPLTNRYRLQEGQLVRY
- a CDS encoding lipoprotein-releasing ABC transporter permease subunit, with amino-acid sequence MLHNLSFFIGRRYIGAKRRSHFISFISSVSMIGLTLGVAVLIIVLSVMNGFERELRERILGMVPHGSISGQAPIEDWESLRERMLAHPEVRGAAPFIAETAMLISDRESRGALVTGVDPRYLSEVSIIENHIVSGSMDALQAGNWNIVLGESLARQMGVVPGDRINMLVPEVSVNIMGVQPRFKRFTVIALFKVGAQLDSDTALVHIEDAATLKRMPGKVQGIQLSFDDLFRAPAVTRELAFGLQGRYQFSDWTRTQGNLFQAIQLEKRMVGLLLFMIIAVAAFNIISSLFMLVTEKQSDIAILRTMGARPSQIMGIFIVQGGLVGTIGVILGIIFGVIGALTVADIVAAVERFFGFEVLDSGVYFINYMPSELRFDDVLLVGGASLVVAFLSTLYPAYRAAKTLPAEALRYE
- a CDS encoding PilZ domain-containing protein, which translates into the protein MEDDRRSYFRIDDMAWVLTAAWDPDQTSAVEYFPALRQATTFQALDALDTELAKVEKQMDNKPTALFARLLNQKIDVFRQALLIQQLNQLDERPIRITISEGGLGFSSDYAYTVGSHIAMALVFSPSYMAIFPHAEVLECRPVDNGFYLHVTFIDMPESMRQQLARHLLTQQTQQRNQNK
- the dinG gene encoding ATP-dependent DNA helicase DinG, giving the protein MLTEQQKNDIQQAYRDYLKARDLKPRTGQRQMIAHIARQVGAATLQPDAQRIAVVEAGTGTGKTLAYLIPALVLAQTLKKQIVLSTATVALQSQLIEKDLPDVLASTSLEFDFALGKGRGRFFCEVNAEQAKNELATEANLFTQGGARTEQTMDTLTQLMQRFQTGDWNGDIDALEAQPDFALRKAITATGSECLGALCSRYDGCPYFANRQRLKEADVLVVNHDLVLSDMALGGGVVLPDPKDVIFIFDEAHHLPDKALNHFSMRLELTAFQRYIDGIGRHATKMVSELAAYDQLGTELGEMEFQGKEAKQKLKHIAMLLDDAWVTTEVRDGSRMQWHRFELGAVPETLKVALVELTQTLRPIQTFLNNAHKHVNSQLRAQHPPTDVNLLQTWAQQIAQDLELVSSATALSEQYQKSDADTPMAYWLERDPQDNELALMASPFLAGGVLNVYLWQRAYAAVMTSATLSAGGDFSRFKAHAGVYEDELFLRVASPFNYPEQGELLLPLDAVSGGQQAAHTQYVVDKLPSLLLDHQATLVLFSSRVQMNEVYERLPVDWQNRIQAQGVSSKEHILREHARLLADGSASVIFGLASFSEGVDLPGDALTQVIVAKLPFSVPDDPLQSAAAEWTEKRGGNPFMQLTLPEAIIRLTQAVGRLIRNERDHGRVVLLDGRVRTARYGSLIVQALPPFRRAQ